A single window of Salvelinus namaycush isolate Seneca chromosome 11, SaNama_1.0, whole genome shotgun sequence DNA harbors:
- the LOC120055453 gene encoding FAST kinase domain-containing protein 3, mitochondrial-like: MLWLHSGPGLLSCGSIIIPSPLCPRHARRPSVLSLAGMYATRLYSSGGGGGGGGKPGRRPGLAGRGLPMLENHHHPLPPHHHPHHVHTPTPSYPPLYQGRPDPHRGPHFHSHHHQQHYHPHLAPPPPPPLIPLYAQLHHHATVGAAGNKKKTWNFIHEKMSYDTFFTMKRLIERSRRGDEVLRWVTQNPGKISHNHYPIALQKIGQLLQAGAAGGGGGDSEAALVPRAGGGVENEGRQILEHQDFQTLCNAIVSDCVKFDNFSIVNCLYAVAALGLPSHSQVVQVLEAESQSRLDKFNQKDVSMVFSSSMKLHPSSQHPLTEACLAGLEKNLERERHPQTLFLLLSYYRLKWHSLQPTDTTTAGNVANVRPNPEQLLVNRKILRLVKHTLASVSGVRDQEMALLDEMLAVCAREAGNKSLELIFSSHLFYQNRQERFVCSLAEELPEKVDSITPFTMALIAKYIARHRLREIRLLDTIADFLVKKGEYLDSKVIQKLVFPFSRMNYLPSNKVQFFSKLEVVLELKALSSPLATVNILMSLFQLGHFPGLVLHRVFSTAFISNVTNSPYALIVLRYLSLLDAAVELEYQDYTGPRLQDTHKVLMFDHALTADEVNRKYSYKGLVAEALRQLVGEHGYKQDEILAPGYYTDFLLWIDGSGRVLPIRAGTSLGMAPKTPEGSAAVTALTSDFQKFSPFAPLEVGGDQRPVEGDDAVNFLPYHMQRGANPSSAQRPGPNGGGPLDYNPYYTSADYYFSLAKEHSLESQDSSTLSSPPSDSLAHPGASGVGGSATAAPNSLFQFSIGKILEDEGGAQVGPASQGLNCELPAFYEANGDVKPTSPLQLHPADRAGDQRQLKRVVMSVNDKWHYCHNSEVLVGSRAMRDRHLLLLGYVILQLPYHELEKLNGIEEVKQYLHKKLLEVPL; this comes from the exons ATGCTGTGGCTGCACTCCGGCCCGGGCCTCCTGAGTTGCGGCAGCATCATCATCCCCTCGCCCCTCTGCCCACGACACGCCCGCCGCCCTAGTGTCCTTTCCCTCGCCGGCATGTACGCTACCCGCCTGTACAGCTCagggggtgggggaggaggagggggaaagcCAGGGCGCCGGCCGGGCCTGGCGGGTAGAGGGCTGCCCATGCTGGagaaccaccaccaccctctccctccacaccaccacccccaccacgtGCACACTCCAACCCCCAGCTACCCGCCCCTCTACCAGGGGCGACCTGACCCTCACCGGGGGCCCCATTTCCACAGtcaccaccaccagcagcacTACCACCCGCACCTGGCCCCCCCTCCTCCGCCTCCCCTCATCCCCCTGTACGCCCAGCTACACCACCACGCCACTGTTGGTGCCGCTGGCAACAAGAAGAAGACGTGGAACTTCATCCACGAGAAGATGAGCTACGACACCTTCTTCACCATGAAGCGGCTGATAGAGCGCTCGCGTCGGGGCGACGAGGTGCTGCGCTGGGTGACGCAGAACCCGGGCAAGATCTCGCACAACCACTACCCCATCGCCCTGCAGAAGATCGGCCAGCTACTACAGGCCGGGGCTGCAGGAGGGGGCGGTGGTGACTCGGAGGCAGCCCTGGTTCCCAGAGCCGGTGGAGGAGTGGAGAACGAAGGCAGACAGATCCTGGAGCATCAAGACTTCCAGACACTGTGCAACGCCATCGTGAGCGACTGTGTCAAGTTCGACAACTTCAGCATCGTCAACTGCCTGTACGCTGTGGCTGCACTAG GCCTTCCCAGCCActcacaggtggtgcaggtgctGGAGGCAGAGTCACAGTCACGGCTGGACAAGTTCAACCAGAAGGACGTGTCCATGGTGTTCAGCTCCAGCATGAAGCTGCACCCCAGCAGCCAGCACCCCCTGACCGAGGCCTGCCTCGCAGGCTTGGAGAAGAACCTGGAGCGGGAGCGCCACCCGCAGACCCTCTTTCTGCTACTCTCCTACTACCGGCTCAAGTGGCACTCGCTGCAACCCACCGACACTACGACGGCCGGGAACGTCGCCAATGTACGCCCCAACCCAGAGCAGCTTCTGGTCAACAG GAAGATCCTGCGACTGGTCAAACACACACTGGCTAGCGTAAGTGGTGTGCGCGACCAGGAGATGGCGCTGCTGGATGAGATGCTGGCTGTGTGTGCACGTGAAGCTGGCAACAAGAGCCTAGAGCTCATCTTCAGCTCGCACCTCTTCTACCAGAACAGGCAGGAGAGGTTTGTGTGCAGCCTGGCTG AGGAACTGCCTGAAAAAGTGGACAGCATAACCCCATTCACCATGGCCCTCATTGCCAAATACATTGCCCGCCACCGGCTCAGAGAGATTCGACTTCTTGACACCATCGCTGATTTTCTGGTCAAAAAGGGCGAATACCTGGACAGCAAG GTTATCCAGAAGCTGGTGTTCCCCTTCAGCCGGATGAACTACCTGCCGTCCAACAAGGTCCAGTTCTTCTCCAAGCTGGAGGTGGTGCTGGAGCTTAAGGCCCTGAGCTCCCCGCTAGCCACCGTCAATATCCTTATGTCCCTGTTCCAGCTGGGACATTTTCCCGGCCTGGTGCTGCACAGGGTCTTCTCCACTGCCTTCATCAGCAACGTCACCA ACAGTCCTTATGCTCTGATCGTGCTTCGCTACTTGTCTCTGTTGGACGCAGCGGTTGAGCTGGAGTACCAGGACTACACCGGTCCACGGCTCCAGGACACGCACAAGGTGCTCATGTTTGACCACGCGCTGACCGCTGATGAGGTCAACCGCAAATACAG CTACAAGGGTCTTGTTGCTGAAGCCCTCAGACAATTGGTTGGAGAGCATGGCTACAAGCAAGATGAAATCCTGGCCCCTGGGTATTACACAG ACTTCCTGCTGTGGATTGATGGCTCTGGCCGAGTTCTCCCTATCCGGGCAGGGACCTCGCTAGGTATGGCCCCAAAAACCCCAGAAGGATCCGCGGCCGTGACAGCCCTCACTTCAGACTTTCAAAAGTTCTCCCCCTTCGCCCCACTAGAGGTAGGGGGGGACCAGCGACCCGTCGAGGGGGACGATGCGGTGAACTTTCTGCCCTACCACATGCAGCGAGGGGCAAACCCTTCCTCGGCCCAGAGGCCGGGCCCTAACGGCGGGGGCCCTCTGGACTACAACCCTTACTACACGTCGGCCGATTACTACTTCAGCCTGGCCAAGGAGCACTCTTTGGAGAGCCAAGACAGCTCCACGCTCAGCAGCCCTCCCTCAGACAGCCTGGCACATCCAGGGGCCTCCGGGGTAGGGGGATCTGCCACGGCTGCCCCCAATTCCCTCTTCCAATTCTCCATTGGGAAAATCCTGGAGGacgagggaggggcgcaggtggggCCGGCGAGTCAGGGGCTCAACTGCGAGCTTCCTGCATTCTATGAGGCAAACGGGGACGTGAAGCCCACCTCACCACTTCAACTGCACCCGGCTGATCGAGCTGGGGACCAGCGGCAGCTCAAAAG AGTGGTTATGTCGGTGAATGACAAGTGGCACTACTGTCACAACTCTGAGGTGCTGGTGGGCTCCCGGGCCATGAGAGACCGTCACCTGCTGCTCCTGGGATACGTCATCCTGCAG CTGCCGTATCATGAGCTGGAGAAGCTGAATGGTATAGAGGAGGTGAAGCAGTACCTCCACAAAAAGCTCCTGGAGGTCCCCTTATGA